GCCATCCTCCAGGCCAAGCTCGGCGCGGGCCGGGCCACGGCCTTCGACGTCTCGGCGGCCTGCGCGGGCTCGATCTACGCCCTCTCCATCGCCGAGATGTTCATCCGCCTGGACAAGGCGCGGGTGGCGCTGGTCATCGGCGCGGAGCTCCTCTCGCGGATCGTCGACTGGACGGATCGCAACACCTGCGTGCTCTTCGGCGACGCCGCCGGCGCGATGGTGCTGGCCCGCTCCCCCGGCGCCGAGGAGGAGGGGCGGGGCATCCTCTCCACCCACCTGCACACCGACGGGCAGCAGGCGGAGATCCTCGACATCCCCGGCGGCGGCGTCGCGCTGCCCTTCTCCGAAGAGGTGATGGCGAAGCGCCAGCACTTCGTGCGGATGAACGGGCGCGAGGTCTTCAAGCACGCCGTCCGGCACCTGGTGGAGGTCTCGCGGGAGGCCCTGGCGGCGAACGGCCTGCGGCCGGAGCAGATCGATCACGTGGTGGCGCACCAGGCGAACATCCGGATCCTCGAGGCGGTCCTGAACCGCCTCGGCATCCCGATGGAGAAGGCGATCACCAACATCGAGCGGGTGGGGAACACCTCCTCCGCCTCGCTCCCGATGACCCTGGACGAGGCGGCCCGCGACGGCCGCCTGCAGCCCGGGCAGC
The nucleotide sequence above comes from Deltaproteobacteria bacterium. Encoded proteins:
- a CDS encoding ketoacyl-ACP synthase III, which gives rise to MVRIIGTGSYVPEKVLTNADLERMVETSDEWIYERTGIRARHIAAEDETTTDMALKASRRALKRAGVRAEDLDLIIMGTVTGDVKMPASAAILQAKLGAGRATAFDVSAACAGSIYALSIAEMFIRLDKARVALVIGAELLSRIVDWTDRNTCVLFGDAAGAMVLARSPGAEEEGRGILSTHLHTDGQQAEILDIPGGGVALPFSEEVMAKRQHFVRMNGREVFKHAVRHLVEVSREALAANGLRPEQIDHVVAHQANIRILEAVLNRLGIPMEKAITNIERVGNTSSASLPMTLDEAARDGRLQPGQLLLMMAIGAGLSWGGAVVRW